A genomic window from Tolypothrix sp. PCC 7910 includes:
- the rpsD gene encoding 30S ribosomal protein S4, with protein sequence MSRYRGPRLRIVRRLGDLPGLTRKSARRAYPPGQHGQNRKKRSEYAVRLEEKQKLRLNYGLTEKQLLRYVRKARRVTGSTGQALLQLLEMRLDNTVFRLGLAPTIPAARQLVNHGHITVNGRVVNIASYQCRPGEVIAVRDREASRKLAETNLQYPGLANLPSHLEFDKTKLVGKVNGVIEREWVALQVNELLVVEYYSRQA encoded by the coding sequence ATGTCCCGATATAGAGGGCCTCGCCTCAGAATTGTACGCCGCTTAGGCGATTTACCAGGATTAACTCGTAAAAGCGCTAGACGTGCTTATCCACCTGGACAGCATGGTCAGAACCGCAAAAAGCGTTCTGAGTATGCTGTCCGGTTAGAAGAAAAGCAAAAGCTGCGCTTAAACTACGGTCTGACCGAAAAGCAACTGCTACGTTATGTCCGTAAAGCCAGACGAGTTACTGGTTCTACCGGACAAGCGCTGTTGCAACTGCTAGAAATGCGCCTAGATAATACGGTTTTCCGCTTGGGTTTAGCTCCCACTATTCCCGCAGCACGGCAACTAGTAAATCACGGCCATATCACTGTAAATGGACGTGTAGTTAATATTGCTAGCTACCAGTGCCGTCCTGGTGAAGTAATTGCTGTGAGGGATAGAGAAGCATCCCGTAAGTTGGCAGAAACCAACCTCCAATATCCTGGATTAGCTAACCTACCCAGTCACTTGGAGTTTGATAAAACCAAGCTTGTTGGTAAAGTCAACGGTGTTATTGAAAGAGAATGGGTGGCGCTACAAGTTAACGAACTGCTGGTTGTGGAATACTACTCCCGCCAAGCGTAA
- the moaA gene encoding GTP 3',8-cyclase MoaA gives MNQVDYLRISLIDRCNFRCQYCMPEGAEIDYILKQQLLTDEELLTLIAEVFIPVGFTRFRLTGGEPLLRPHVVELVRAIASFPQTQDLSMTTNGFLLAPIAQNLYDAGLRRINISLDSLEPDTFDQIIGNRGRGRWEQVWQGIQAAHRVGFDPLKLNVVVIPGVNDHEVLDLAALTLDRNWHVRFIEFMPIGNWQLFGDRGWVSSAQLRQQIRDRWGLTDSQVRGNGPADIFQIPEAKGTLGFISQMSECFCDRCNRMRLSADGWLRPCLLNETGQLDLKTALRSGISTAQLQEQVRHLLAIKPEINFKGRESGTTGIYSRTMSQIGG, from the coding sequence ATGAACCAGGTAGATTACCTCCGGATTAGCTTAATTGATCGCTGCAATTTCCGGTGTCAATACTGTATGCCAGAAGGCGCAGAAATCGACTATATTCTCAAACAACAACTTTTAACTGATGAGGAACTGCTTACCCTCATTGCAGAAGTATTTATCCCTGTTGGCTTTACTCGTTTTCGTTTGACTGGCGGGGAACCTTTATTGCGTCCCCATGTGGTGGAATTGGTGAGGGCGATCGCATCTTTTCCCCAAACTCAAGATTTATCCATGACAACCAACGGGTTCTTACTGGCCCCCATCGCCCAAAATCTCTATGATGCGGGTTTGCGACGCATTAATATTAGCCTCGATTCTCTAGAACCAGACACCTTTGACCAAATTATTGGTAATCGCGGCCGTGGACGATGGGAGCAAGTTTGGCAGGGAATTCAAGCAGCCCATCGCGTCGGTTTTGACCCCTTGAAGCTGAATGTAGTGGTGATTCCTGGGGTAAATGACCATGAAGTGCTAGATTTAGCTGCCCTCACCCTTGACCGCAACTGGCACGTCCGGTTTATTGAGTTTATGCCGATTGGCAATTGGCAATTGTTTGGTGATCGCGGATGGGTTTCTTCTGCACAACTGCGGCAACAAATCCGCGATCGCTGGGGATTGACAGATTCTCAAGTTCGAGGAAACGGGCCAGCCGATATTTTTCAGATTCCGGAAGCCAAGGGAACACTGGGATTCATCAGTCAGATGTCAGAGTGTTTTTGCGATCGCTGTAACCGGATGCGTTTGAGCGCTGACGGCTGGCTGCGTCCTTGTTTATTAAATGAAACTGGCCAATTAGACTTAAAAACTGCCCTCCGGTCTGGTATCAGTACCGCACAATTGCAAGAGCAAGTTAGACATTTATTAGCAATTAAGCCGGAAATAAATTTTAAAGGGCGCGAATCTGGCACAACAGGCATCTATTCACGTACTATGTCCCAGATTGGCGGGTAG
- a CDS encoding MlaE family lipid ABC transporter permease subunit, with translation MVVKVQHRRNLKQFSIGRYFSVFLLFGQVLLHFIQGKTYHRKILEHMVTAGPASLCPVLLVSSFAGMIFTIQTARELVQFGAVSAVGGAFALAFCRELAPILSASIIAGQVGSAFAAEIGAMRVTDQIDALHMLRTDPIDYLVLPRVIACCLMTPLLTIFGLLTGIIGGIFAASQFYQIMPETFLESVRSFLTPADLWIVLLKGFLFGAIVAVNGCSWGLTTRGGAKEVGESATTAVVTTWVSIFMMDFFLSVLFFEKPTF, from the coding sequence ATGGTAGTAAAAGTACAACATAGAAGAAATTTAAAACAATTTTCAATTGGGCGCTATTTCTCCGTATTTCTGCTTTTTGGGCAAGTTTTGCTCCATTTCATCCAAGGAAAAACCTATCATCGAAAAATTCTGGAACATATGGTGACTGCGGGGCCAGCTTCTCTGTGTCCAGTTCTGCTAGTCAGCAGTTTTGCGGGTATGATTTTCACCATCCAAACAGCCAGAGAATTAGTGCAGTTTGGTGCTGTGAGTGCCGTAGGAGGAGCCTTTGCACTAGCTTTTTGCAGAGAATTGGCTCCCATTTTGTCTGCTAGCATCATCGCTGGACAAGTAGGTTCAGCCTTTGCAGCAGAAATAGGCGCAATGCGAGTCACAGACCAAATTGATGCGCTACATATGCTGAGAACAGATCCAATTGATTATCTAGTACTCCCTAGAGTCATTGCTTGCTGTTTAATGACACCATTATTAACAATTTTTGGGTTACTAACTGGCATTATCGGTGGAATTTTTGCCGCATCGCAGTTTTATCAGATTATGCCAGAGACATTTTTAGAGTCAGTCAGAAGTTTTTTAACCCCTGCAGATTTATGGATTGTTTTACTCAAAGGCTTTCTGTTTGGAGCTATAGTTGCTGTCAATGGTTGTAGTTGGGGTCTCACTACTAGAGGTGGAGCAAAAGAAGTAGGAGAATCAGCCACCACAGCAGTTGTAACTACTTGGGTGTCAATTTTTATGATGGATTTCTTCTTGTCTGTATTGTTTTTTGAGAAACCAACGTTTTAA
- a CDS encoding NAD(P)/FAD-dependent oxidoreductase has product MEIFDYVILGAGLGGLSAAACLTKQGYRVVVLEKHYLPGGCCHTFDYGEYSFCADVHYISQCGSGKTINQFLNYIERDVPFNSLNPDCIDRVITPEANFAIPLGWENLRQALLTSFSEEQRAINRYCDEIKQLHQEIRTLVQEVRWFDRKWSDWLKLPKYWNLFWKRNWTLQNLYNHVGLSPKLQAVLAGQSGDYALPPNEIALITHTSLVWDYSEGAYYPKHHFKHFVDSITEAITAGGGVIQYSTPVEHIQVSHNTIHSVIADGITYSARKAYISDLDPKLTVELMHDVEALSHKERQRLTGYEYSASAFNIYLGLDSRFEPERYGIGNWNIWYYPTGDLNQEYQQQLAGELSHPWIFLSCPTMKSQEPGMGPPGHHILEIATVCPYEPFEYLHKHDPKGYKAKKREVYQQVMTSVRDLIPDVDKYARMKIYGTPTTSEFYLGQPQGNIYGAKLVPKQVGLERLGYTTELPNLFLVGASAGYPSVPGVIGNGMDVAELLTGQSVRRRVETPKPLAVAG; this is encoded by the coding sequence ATGGAAATCTTTGATTATGTGATTTTAGGAGCTGGGTTAGGTGGACTGTCAGCAGCAGCCTGTTTAACCAAGCAAGGATACCGAGTAGTAGTTTTAGAAAAACATTACTTACCAGGCGGCTGCTGTCATACCTTTGATTATGGAGAATACAGCTTTTGCGCGGATGTGCATTATATTTCTCAATGTGGTTCGGGTAAGACTATCAACCAATTTCTCAATTACATCGAACGGGATGTACCGTTTAACAGCCTAAATCCAGACTGCATTGACCGAGTAATTACACCAGAAGCGAATTTTGCAATTCCATTGGGATGGGAAAATCTGCGTCAAGCCTTGCTGACTAGCTTTTCTGAAGAACAACGAGCCATTAACCGCTACTGCGATGAAATTAAGCAACTCCATCAAGAAATTCGTACCTTAGTTCAAGAAGTGCGCTGGTTTGACCGTAAATGGTCGGATTGGTTGAAGTTACCAAAATACTGGAATCTCTTCTGGAAGCGGAATTGGACTCTACAAAATTTGTATAACCATGTTGGCTTGTCACCCAAACTGCAAGCTGTATTAGCAGGACAAAGTGGTGATTATGCATTACCACCCAATGAAATTGCTCTTATTACCCACACCTCCCTAGTTTGGGACTATTCCGAGGGAGCTTACTATCCAAAACATCACTTCAAACACTTTGTAGATAGCATTACCGAAGCAATTACAGCTGGTGGAGGCGTAATTCAATACTCAACACCTGTAGAACATATTCAAGTTAGTCACAACACTATCCACAGCGTCATTGCCGATGGTATCACCTACAGCGCGCGTAAAGCTTATATCAGCGACCTAGACCCGAAATTAACAGTAGAGTTGATGCATGATGTTGAAGCTTTGAGCCACAAGGAACGTCAACGCTTAACAGGCTACGAATATTCAGCTAGTGCTTTTAATATCTACTTAGGTTTAGATAGCCGCTTTGAGCCAGAACGCTACGGTATTGGTAACTGGAATATTTGGTACTATCCCACAGGCGATCTCAATCAAGAATATCAACAACAACTTGCAGGAGAACTTAGCCATCCGTGGATTTTCCTTTCTTGTCCAACAATGAAGTCTCAAGAACCAGGCATGGGGCCACCAGGGCATCATATTCTAGAAATTGCCACAGTTTGCCCTTATGAACCTTTTGAATATCTACACAAACACGACCCCAAAGGCTATAAGGCGAAAAAGCGGGAAGTTTATCAGCAAGTAATGACCAGTGTCCGCGATTTAATTCCCGATGTAGACAAGTATGCTCGGATGAAAATTTACGGTACACCTACTACCAGTGAATTTTATCTTGGACAACCCCAGGGTAATATTTATGGTGCGAAGTTAGTGCCTAAACAAGTAGGCTTAGAGCGCTTGGGATATACAACAGAATTGCCGAATCTGTTCTTAGTAGGTGCGAGTGCAGGCTATCCCAGCGTACCTGGCGTAATTGGTAACGGTATGGATGTAGCGGAATTGCTGACAGGACAATCCGTGCGGCGGAGAGTTGAAACACCGAAGCCTTTGGCGGTAGCTGGGTGA
- a CDS encoding alpha/beta fold hydrolase, with the protein MKDWWQATFPQGRQSLIITDTKGYPVNIAYGEKGTGKPLILLHGMGNWSYNWRYSIDPLSKYFRVICFDAKGFGFSEKPVFRREDNGHQVLELARIVQELCDEPPVIVAESLGALVSLSLAQEYPELVGRLVVVNVPIFAEKLPHWAMWILSQTPLEVIQTIDSLRLAYFFAPLFREIMAIERRQVLFDPSVLTQEDIYWISYPFIEIPGTLVKVAEDLQIAAREIEHWQTEKPNMLSTIQKKLSNIECPTLVLWGEQDNWFPVTHGEKLYRCLPNAKLKILRNCRHDAAIGSAKEVNAAIVEFLAETNFL; encoded by the coding sequence ATGAAAGATTGGTGGCAGGCTACTTTTCCTCAAGGGCGACAAAGTTTAATTATTACTGATACTAAAGGTTATCCTGTAAACATTGCTTATGGTGAAAAAGGTACAGGTAAGCCACTCATTTTATTACATGGTATGGGCAACTGGAGCTATAATTGGCGTTACAGTATAGACCCATTGTCTAAATATTTCCGGGTAATTTGTTTTGATGCCAAAGGCTTTGGTTTTTCCGAAAAACCTGTATTTAGAAGAGAAGATAACGGTCATCAAGTTCTGGAATTAGCACGTATAGTTCAGGAGTTATGTGATGAACCGCCAGTGATTGTAGCAGAATCTTTAGGTGCCTTAGTTTCTCTTTCTCTGGCTCAAGAATATCCTGAATTGGTAGGGCGGTTAGTAGTTGTCAATGTGCCAATTTTTGCAGAAAAATTGCCGCATTGGGCAATGTGGATACTATCACAAACGCCGTTAGAAGTTATCCAAACAATTGACAGCTTACGTCTAGCATATTTCTTCGCACCTCTATTTAGAGAAATTATGGCAATAGAGCGGCGACAGGTGCTATTCGATCCATCAGTATTAACCCAAGAAGATATTTATTGGATCTCCTACCCATTTATTGAAATTCCTGGGACACTCGTAAAAGTTGCAGAAGACTTACAAATAGCAGCGAGAGAAATTGAGCATTGGCAAACCGAGAAACCAAATATGCTCAGTACAATTCAAAAAAAGTTAAGTAATATTGAATGTCCCACTCTAGTTTTATGGGGTGAGCAAGATAATTGGTTTCCTGTAACTCATGGAGAGAAACTGTATAGATGTCTCCCCAATGCGAAGTTAAAAATTTTGCGTAACTGCCGTCATGATGCCGCAATTGGTTCTGCAAAGGAAGTCAATGCAGCGATTGTAGAGTTTTTGGCAGAAACAAACTTTTTGTAG
- a CDS encoding DUF4112 domain-containing protein, translating into MPDSPSRYPIIEPDAKAPRVRRLRQLSRILDNAITIPGTQVGVGIDPILGLLPVGGDFLGVMLSCYIVVEAARLGVPRATIGRMVFNIIVDGLVGSFPMLGDLFDFAWKANSMNIQLLEDNLKFSSQTQKADRLFIFALVAGLLVIAIVLVVLPVILIRLLWQAITGG; encoded by the coding sequence ATGCCTGATTCACCTTCTCGCTATCCGATTATTGAACCTGATGCTAAGGCTCCTAGAGTAAGACGGCTGCGTCAACTAAGTAGAATTTTAGATAATGCTATTACTATTCCCGGTACACAGGTTGGTGTTGGGATAGATCCAATTTTAGGATTATTACCTGTTGGCGGTGATTTTTTAGGTGTAATGCTTTCTTGTTACATTGTTGTCGAAGCCGCACGTTTAGGCGTACCAAGAGCCACCATTGGCAGAATGGTTTTTAATATCATCGTAGATGGGTTAGTAGGCTCTTTCCCCATGTTGGGAGACTTGTTTGATTTTGCTTGGAAAGCGAATAGTATGAATATTCAGCTTTTAGAAGATAACTTAAAGTTTTCTAGCCAAACTCAGAAAGCCGACAGATTATTTATCTTTGCTCTAGTAGCTGGATTATTGGTAATTGCCATTGTCTTAGTTGTCTTACCTGTGATACTAATTAGATTGCTGTGGCAAGCCATCACTGGTGGCTAA